A section of the Clostridium sp. TW13 genome encodes:
- a CDS encoding YeiH family protein, which produces MFNNLHKTNKITKILPGLVMCILIAYIAKFIGNYIPSIGGASLAIFIGMAVGNTFGNKEIYNHGSKFAESNLLSYSIVLLGGTLSAQTILKLGASGVGFIILQMIITITSAILIGKKLGFAENFRLLMAGGNAVCGSSAIASIAPVIDADDNDKGIAITIVNVMGTVLMLLLPLIASLIFSSGTLKTSALIGGVLQSVGQVVASGSLVNEQVKNLATIFKIVRIIFLVLVVLTFGTMKNKSSQPKHTQAASKVKIPWYVMGFFIMCSLFTVGIFSPQVANTFKLISNNFEVIALAGIGMRVNFRHLINQGVKVSLYALCIALVQVLSAITLITVLL; this is translated from the coding sequence ATGTTTAATAATTTACATAAAACTAATAAAATCACTAAAATCCTGCCTGGGCTTGTTATGTGTATACTCATCGCATATATTGCAAAGTTTATTGGAAATTATATTCCTAGCATAGGTGGAGCTTCTCTTGCAATATTCATAGGAATGGCTGTTGGAAATACTTTTGGAAACAAAGAAATCTATAATCATGGATCTAAGTTTGCTGAAAGCAACCTATTGTCTTATTCTATAGTCTTACTTGGAGGAACTTTAAGTGCTCAAACTATATTAAAGCTTGGAGCATCAGGGGTAGGTTTTATAATCTTACAAATGATAATAACAATTACTTCTGCTATATTAATAGGCAAAAAACTTGGTTTTGCAGAAAACTTTAGACTTCTTATGGCAGGAGGTAATGCCGTTTGTGGTTCTTCAGCTATAGCCTCTATAGCTCCTGTAATAGATGCAGATGATAATGATAAGGGAATTGCTATAACTATAGTAAATGTTATGGGCACAGTGTTAATGCTTCTATTGCCACTAATAGCTAGTCTTATATTCTCATCAGGGACACTGAAAACTTCTGCACTAATTGGTGGAGTGCTGCAGTCTGTTGGACAAGTAGTTGCAAGCGGAAGCTTAGTAAATGAACAAGTAAAGAATCTTGCCACTATATTTAAAATAGTTCGTATAATATTTCTTGTTCTTGTAGTTTTAACTTTTGGAACTATGAAAAATAAATCCTCCCAACCAAAACATACCCAAGCTGCTTCTAAAGTAAAAATACCTTGGTATGTAATGGGCTTTTTCATTATGTGTTCTTTATTTACAGTTGGCATATTTTCTCCACAAGTTGCAAACACCTTCAAACTTATAAGTAATAACTTTGAAGTAATTGCTCTTGCAGGAATAGGTATGAGGGTTAACTTTAGACATCTTATAAATCAAGGAGTGAAGGTTTCCTTGTATGCGTTGTGCATAGCTTTAGTTCAAGTTTTATCCGCTATTACATTAATAACAGTTCTTCTATAA